A window of Citrus sinensis cultivar Valencia sweet orange chromosome 7, DVS_A1.0, whole genome shotgun sequence contains these coding sequences:
- the LOC102607577 gene encoding pleiotropic drug resistance protein 1-like, translated as MESGDIYRTTTSLRRSASRWGSASEGAFSRSSRRDEVDDEEALKWAALEKLPTYNRLRKGLLSTPSGHGNEIDVDNLGLQERQLLIDKLVKVPDVDNEKFLLKLKNRFDRVGISMPEIEVRFEHLKVEAEAYVGSRALPTFFNFCANIIEGLLNSLNILSSRKKHITILKGVSGIIRPGRMTLLLGPPASGKTTLLLALAGKLDSSLRLYGRVTYNGHNMDEFVPQRTAAYISQHDVHIGEMTVRETLAFSARCQGVGSRYEMLTELARREKAAGIKPDPDLDVFMKAAATEGQEASVVTDYILKILGLDVCADTMVGDEMIRGISGGQRKRVTTGEMLVGPAQAFFMDEISTGLDSSTTFQIVNSLRQFIHILRGTTLISLLQPAPEAYDLFDDIILISDGQIVYQGPREHVLEFFEFMGFKCPERKGVADFLQEVTSRKDQEQYWANKEEPYRFVTVKEFADAFQSFSVGQILGDELGIPFDKTKSHPAALTTKKYGVGKKESLKACNSRELLLMKRNSFVYFFKLFQLTTIALVTMTLFFRTKMHRDSVTDGVIYAGATFFIIIMIMFNGMAEISMTIAKLPIFYKQRDLQFYPSWAYAFPTWIPKIPISFVEVAVWVFSTYYVIGFDPNAGRFFRQYLLLLFVNQMASALFRLIAATGRNLVVANTFGAFALLLLYALGGFVLNREDIKSWWIWAYWCSPLMYAQNAITVNEFLGHSWRKILPNTTEPLGVEVLQSRGIFTDSYWYWLGVGALLGFIILFNIGFALALSFLNSFDKNQAVTPEESQSNEQDKRPGGTVQLSNHASSSGQITPSGSADDIRRRDSSSQSLETITEANQPKRRGMVLPFEPHSLTFDDVTYSVDMPQEMKLRGVLDDRLVLLNSVSGAFRPGVLTALMGVTGAGKTTLMDVLAGRKTTGYVTGNITISGYPKKQETFARISGYCEQNDIHSPQVTVYESLLYSAWLRLSPEVDSKTRKMFIEEVMELVELNLLRQALVGLPGVNGLSTEQRKRLTIAVELVANPSIIFMDEPTSGLDARAAAIVMRTVRNTVDTGRTVVCTIHQPSIDIFEAFDELFLLKRGGQEIYVGPLGRHSSHLIKYFEGNPGVSKIKNGYNPATWMLEVTSPSQETALGIDFADIYKSSELYRRNKALIKDLSKPAPGSKDLHFDTQYAQSFFTQCMACLWKQRWSYWRNPPYTAVRFLSTTITSLTFGTMFWDMGTKMTKQQDLFNAMGSMYTAVLFIGILNAVAVQPVVAIERTVFYRERAAGMYSGMAYAFAQVLIEIPYIFVQAVTYGLIVYAMMQFEWTAAKFFWYLFFMFFTFLYFTFYGMMAVSLTPNHHISAIVSFGFYALWNVFSGFIIPRPRIPIWWRWYYWACPLAWTLYGLIASQYGDKEDRLESGETVKHFLRSYFGFKHDFLGVVALVVVAFPMLFAFVFGLGIKFLNFQRR; from the exons ATGGAGAGTGGTGACATTTACAGAACAACTACTAGTTTACGTAGAAGTGCTTCCAGATGGGGAAGCGCTTCTGAGGGTGCATTTTCGAGGTCTTCAAGAAGAGATGAAGTTGACGATGAGGAGGCTCTAAAATGGGCTGCTCTTGAGAAATTGCCTACTTATAATCGTTTGAGGAAAGGATTACTGAGCACTCCAAGTGGGCATGGTAATGAAATTGACGTAGACAATCTTGGACTGCAAGAAAGGCAACTGTTGATTGATAAATTGGTCAAAGTCCCAGATGTTGATAATGAGAAGTTCTTGTTGAAACTTAAGAACCGTTTTGATag AGTTGGAATTAGCATGCCCGAAATTGAAGTTCGATTTGAGCATTTGAAAGTTGAAGCAGAAGCATATGTAGGAAGTAGAGCCTTGCCAACATTCTTTAACTTCTGTGCCAACATAATTGAG GGGCTTTTGAACTCTCTTAACATTCTTTCAAGTAGAAAGAAACATATAACAATTCTCAAGGGTGTCAGCGGAATTATTAGACCTGGCAG AATGACATTGCTTTTGGGTCCTCCAGCTTCGGGAAAGACTACACTTCTGTTGGCCTTGGCTGGGAAGCTTGATTCTAGCCTCAGG CTTTATGGTAGGGTGACATATAATGGCCACAACATGGATGAATTTGTACCTCAGAGAACAGCTGCTTATATCAGTCAACATGATGTTCATATCGGCGAAATGACCGTGAGGGAAACCTTGGCTTTCTCTGCTAGATGCCAGGGAGTTGGATCCCGTTATG AAATGCTAACCGAGTTGGCCAGACGAGAGAAGGCAGCAGGTATTAAGCCTGATCCTGATCTTGACGTCTTCATGAAG GCTGCAGCAACAGAAGGCCAAGAAGCCAGTGTGGTCACTGATTATATTCTAAAG ATTCTAGGTCTGGATGTCTGTGCTGATACCATGGTAGGTGATGAAATGATAAGAGGCATATCAGGAGGACAACGGAAGCGTGTTACAACAG GTGAAATGCTGGTTGGACCAGCACAAGCATTCTTCATGGATGAGATATCTACGGGTTTGGACAGCTCTACAACTTTCCAAATTGTGAATTCTCTTAGGCAATTCATTCACATCCTTAGGGGAACCACTCTGATCTCTCTTCTACAGCCAGCACCAGAAGCATATGATCTATTTGATGACATTATCTTAATATCTGATGGGCAGATTGTGTATCAGGGTCCCCGAGAACACGTACTGGAGTTTTTTGAATTCATGGGCTTCAAATGTCCGGAAAGAAAAGGTGTTGCTGACTTCTTGCAAGAA GTGACATCAAGGAAAGATCAGGAGCAGTATTGGGCAAATAAAGAGGAACCTTACAGGTTTGTCACAGTCAAGGAATTTGCTGATGCATTCCAATCATTCAGTGTGGGACAGATACTTGGTGATGAGCTTGGAATTCCATTTGATAAGACAAAGAGCCACCCAGCTGCTTTGACAACCAAAAAATATGGTGTTGGCAAAAAGGAGTCGTTGAAAGCTTGCAACTCAAGAGAACTTTTGCTGATGAAGCGGAACTCATTTGTCTATTTCTTCAAGCTCTTCCAA CTTACTACTATAGCACTGGTTACTATGACACTCTTCTTCAGAACAAAGATGCACCGAGATTCAGTAACTGATGGAGTAATTTATGCTGGTGCAACATTCTTCATTATCATTATGATCATGTTCAATGGAATGGCGGAGATTTCTATGACCATTGCAAAGCTTCCCATTTTCTACAAGCAAAGAGACCTCCAATTCTATCCTTCATGGGCATATGCTTTTCCCACATGGATCCCAAAGATCCCCATCTCATTTGTAGAGGTTGCTGTTTGGGTATTCTCAACATATTATGTAATTGGCTTTGATCCCAATGCTGGAAG GTTTTTCAGGCAGTACTTGCTTCTCTTGTTTGTTAACCAGATGGCTTCTGCATTGTTCCGGTTAATTGCTGCAACAGGCAGGAACCTGGTTGTTGCTAATACATTTGGTGCATTTGCATTACTCCTGCTTTATGCACTGGGTGGTTTTGTCCTAAACAGAG AGGACATAAAATCATGGTGGATTTGGGCTTACTGGTGTTCACCTCTGATGTATGCTCAGAATGCAATAACGGTTAATGAGTTTCTTGGTCATAGTTGGAGAAAG ATTCTGCCAAACACAACTGAACCACTGGGAGTTGAAGTTTTGCAGTCTCGTGGGATCTTCACTGATTCTTATTGGTATTGGCTAGGAGTGGGAGCTTTGCTTGGTTTTATAATACTATTCAACATCGGATTTGCTTTGGCTCTAAGTTTCCTCAACT CATTTGATAAGAATCAGGCCGTTACACCTGAGGAATCCCAAAGTAATGAGCAAGATAAACGACCTGGGGGCACTGTTCAGTTATCAAACCATGCAAGTAGTTCTGGTCAAATAACACCCTCAG GGAGTGCGGATGACATTAGGAGGAGAGATTCCTCCTCCCAGTCCCTGGAAACAATAACTGAGGCCAACCAACCTAAGAGAAGAGGAATGGTTCTTCCATTTGAACCGCATTCCCTTACCTTTGATGATGTTACATACTCCGTTGACATGCCACAG GAAATGAAACTTCGAGGTGTTCTTGACGACAGATTGGTACTTTTAAATAGTGTTAGCGGTGCTTTCAGACCTGGTGTTCTGACAGCTCTGATGGGTGTTACTGGTGCGGGTAAAACCACTTTGATGGATGTGTTGGCTGGTAGGAAAACTACCGGATATGTTACTGGGAACATCACAATATCTGGGTACCCAAAGAAGCAAGAAACATTTGCTCGTATTTCTGGGTACTGTGAGCAAAACGATATCCATTCTCCTCAAGTTACTGTATATGAGTCCTTACTCTACTCAGCCTGGCTTCGATTATCCCCTGAAGTTGATTCCAAAACAAGAAAG ATGTTTATTGAGGAAGTCATGGAGCTTGTGGAGTTGAACCTATTGAGACAAGCACTGGTTGGTTTACCCGGTGTAAATGGTCTCTCAACAGAGCAGCGTAAGAGGCTTACAATTGCCGTTGAGCTTGTGGCAAACCCCTCCATCATTTTTATGGATGAGCCAACATCAGGACTAGATGCAAGAGCAGCTGCAATTGTTATGAGAACTGTTAGGAACACAGTAGACACGGGAAGAACAGTAGTTTGCACCATCCATCAGCCAAGCATAGACATATTTGAAGCTTTTGATGAG CTGTTCCTGCTGAAGCGAGGGggacaagaaatatatgttggGCCATTGGGTCGCCATTCTAGCCATCTTATCAAGTATTTCGAA GGAAATCCAGGagttagtaaaataaaaaatggttaTAATCCAGCAACTTGGATGTTAGAAGTTACCAGTCCATCTCAAGAAACAGCTTTGGGGATTGATTTTGCTGATATTTACAAGAGTTCAGAACTCTACAG GAGAAACAAAGCACTGATCAAAGATTTAAGCAAGCCTGCTCCTGGTTCAAAGGATCTCCACTTCGATACCCAATACGCACAGTCATTTTTCACCCAATGTATGGCTTGCTTATGGAAACAACGTTGGTCATACTGGCGTAATCCACCATACACTGCTGTTAGGTTTCTGTCTACGACCATCACATCCTTGACGTTTGGGACAATGTTCTGGGACATGGGCACTAAAAT GACAAAGCAACAAGATCTCTTCAATGCAATGGGTTCCATGTATACTGCTGTTCTTTTCATTGGTATCCTAAATGCTGTGGCTGTACAGCCAGTAGTAGCTATTGAAAGAACAGTTTTCTACAGAGAAAGAGCTGCTGGAATGTATTCGGGCATGGCATATGCCTTCGCACAA GTTCTAATTGAGATTCCTTATATATTTGTTCAAGCTGTCACATATGGTCTTATAGTCTATGCAATGATGCAGTTTGAATGGACTGCTGCAAAGTTCTTTTGgtatttgttcttcatgttCTTCACCTTCTTGTACTTCACCTTCTATGGCATGATGGCCGTGTCTTTGACTCCAAACCACCACATATCTGCCATTGTGTCGTTTGGATTTTATGCCTTGTGGAATGTGTTTTCTGGGTTCATAATCCCAAGACCA AGGATTCCAATATGGTGGAGATGGTACTATTGGGCATGCCCATTGGCTTGGACGTTGTACGGATTGATTGCATCACAATATGGAGATAAAGAAGACAGGCTCGAGTCAGGTGAAACAGTGAAGCATTTTTTGCGAAGTTATTTTGGTTTTAAACATGATTTTCTTGGAGTGGTTGCACTTGTTGTTGTTGCGTTTCCAATGCTATTTGCATTCGTTTTTGGTCTAGGAATTAAGTTCCTCAATTTCCAGAGGCGATAg